The proteins below come from a single Thermococcus sp. genomic window:
- the glpK gene encoding glycerol kinase GlpK: MKKFILSLDEGTTSARAILFDRKGNIHGVGQYEFPQHYPRPGWVEHDPEEVWNAQFRAINTAIERAKINSGQIAAIGVTNQRETTIVWDRSGKPLYNAIVWQCRRTAEMVEEIKREYGGLIKKKTGLVPDAYFSASKLKWLLDNVPGLREKAERGEVLFGTVDTFLIYRLTGEHVTDYSNASRTMLFNIKKLEWDDELLEIFGIPEEVLPEVRGSSEIYGYTRRELLGKEIPVSGDAGDQQAALFGQAAFDAGMVKATYGTGSFILANTGKTVRYSDNLLTTIAWGLNGKVSYALEGSIFITGAAVQWLRDGIKIIKSAAETEGLARKLESNEGVYFVPAFVGLGAPYWDQFARGLIIGITRGTGREHLARATLEAIAYLTRDVIEEMEKLVGIKELRVDGGATANDFLMGFQADILNRRVVRPVVKETTALGAAYLAGLAVDYWSSQDEIRSLWGAERVFEPSVDGETREKLYRGWKEAVTRAMGWAKVVGSQ, from the coding sequence ATGAAGAAGTTCATCCTATCACTCGACGAAGGAACGACTTCAGCTAGAGCTATACTCTTCGACAGGAAGGGTAATATACACGGCGTCGGTCAGTACGAGTTCCCCCAGCACTATCCGAGGCCGGGCTGGGTGGAGCACGACCCGGAGGAGGTATGGAACGCTCAGTTCAGGGCGATAAATACCGCTATCGAGAGGGCCAAAATTAATTCTGGGCAGATAGCTGCTATAGGCGTTACCAACCAGAGGGAAACCACTATTGTCTGGGATAGGAGTGGAAAACCGCTCTACAATGCAATAGTCTGGCAGTGCAGGAGAACTGCAGAGATGGTCGAGGAGATAAAGCGCGAGTATGGCGGTCTGATTAAGAAAAAGACCGGTCTTGTGCCGGACGCTTATTTCTCCGCTTCAAAACTTAAGTGGCTCCTCGACAACGTGCCCGGTTTGAGGGAAAAGGCCGAACGCGGAGAGGTCCTCTTTGGAACAGTCGATACGTTCCTTATCTACCGCCTAACTGGAGAACACGTCACCGATTACTCCAACGCTTCAAGGACGATGCTCTTCAACATCAAAAAGCTGGAGTGGGACGACGAGCTTCTTGAGATATTCGGCATCCCTGAGGAGGTTTTGCCAGAGGTCAGGGGATCGAGCGAGATCTACGGATACACCAGGAGAGAACTCCTGGGCAAAGAGATTCCGGTAAGCGGGGACGCCGGGGATCAGCAGGCCGCATTATTCGGTCAGGCAGCCTTCGATGCGGGGATGGTAAAGGCCACCTACGGCACAGGAAGCTTTATCCTGGCTAATACAGGTAAAACTGTCCGCTACTCCGACAACCTGCTCACCACCATCGCCTGGGGTCTAAACGGGAAGGTCAGCTACGCCCTCGAGGGGAGCATCTTCATAACAGGTGCCGCTGTGCAGTGGCTCCGCGACGGGATAAAGATAATCAAGAGCGCCGCAGAGACGGAGGGACTTGCCAGAAAGCTGGAAAGCAATGAGGGAGTCTACTTCGTCCCAGCGTTTGTTGGCCTCGGCGCACCCTACTGGGATCAGTTTGCGCGCGGGCTGATAATCGGCATAACCCGTGGAACCGGCAGGGAGCACCTGGCGAGGGCGACCTTAGAGGCTATAGCATACCTCACGCGCGACGTGATTGAGGAGATGGAGAAGCTCGTCGGGATAAAGGAACTCCGCGTCGATGGTGGGGCAACGGCCAACGACTTCCTGATGGGCTTCCAGGCTGACATACTCAACAGGCGCGTCGTCAGGCCTGTAGTGAAGGAAACCACCGCCCTTGGCGCGGCCTATCTTGCAGGACTAGCCGTTGATTATTGGAGCAGTCAAGATGAGATAAGGAGCCTCTGGGGGGCGGAGAGGGTCTTTGAGCCGTCTGTGGATGGGGAGACAAGGGAGAAGCTCTACCGCGGCTGGAAGGAGGCGGTAACGAGGGCGATGGGATGGGCGAAGGTCGTCGGCAGTCAATGA
- a CDS encoding glycerophosphodiester phosphodiesterase family protein, producing the protein MEGKTLVLGHRGYSAKYPENTLLAFKKAIEAGADGIELDVWLTRDGEIVVIHDETVDRTSNGSGRVKEMTLEELKVLDFGDGERIPTLEEVFETIPEDAVVNVEIKDIDAVPKTAEIIGRNHPDRIIVSSFLIDALREYRKRDSKTRLGILIDSEETFSQLPRLIAELRPWSINPPIDAMAILGVEKTVGALQMIKKAGLKAVLWPLNEELYYQNDNLVRLGGLFDGVIVNDIERMLSYLDSIGLK; encoded by the coding sequence ATGGAAGGAAAAACACTCGTTCTCGGCCACAGAGGATATTCAGCTAAGTATCCTGAGAACACCCTTCTGGCCTTTAAAAAGGCCATCGAAGCCGGCGCGGATGGAATCGAGCTTGACGTCTGGCTGACTAGGGATGGAGAGATCGTTGTAATCCACGATGAGACCGTCGACAGGACGAGCAACGGGAGCGGTAGAGTCAAGGAAATGACGCTCGAGGAGCTTAAGGTGCTCGACTTCGGCGATGGGGAGAGAATACCAACTCTGGAGGAGGTCTTTGAGACCATTCCGGAGGATGCCGTTGTCAACGTCGAGATAAAGGACATCGATGCCGTTCCAAAGACCGCTGAAATCATAGGGAGGAACCATCCTGACAGGATAATCGTTTCATCCTTCCTCATAGATGCCCTGAGGGAGTATAGAAAGCGCGACTCTAAAACGAGGCTTGGGATACTCATAGACAGCGAGGAAACCTTCTCCCAGCTCCCAAGGCTTATAGCGGAGCTTAGACCCTGGTCAATAAACCCCCCGATAGACGCGATGGCCATCCTTGGCGTTGAGAAGACCGTGGGGGCGCTTCAGATGATTAAAAAAGCTGGGCTTAAGGCCGTTCTCTGGCCTCTAAACGAGGAACTCTACTATCAGAACGACAACCTTGTCCGCCTCGGTGGCCTCTTCGATGGTGTCATAGTCAACGACATTGAGAGGATGCTCTCCTACCTCGATTCGATAGGGCTGAAGTGA
- a CDS encoding glycerophosphodiester phosphodiesterase family protein yields the protein MKIGTEMNNENIFILGHRGFRGPLENTLPAFRRALKYANGIEFDVRVTKDGKLVVHHDRAFNAGGKRFRIGNVSLSLLRKLHPLGPLIPKVSEVLSLNATLFNADVKEAGAIEPLIKLVERKKALDKTIFSADKVSISKLLLKECPDCKIGVSILGLRPIIELLRSRGFYSAHVPIDAIAYIGYRPLATLIRTLRRRGLRIYLWNYSMDELFWIPRLIPSVDVIISNDPAKLGKVF from the coding sequence ATGAAAATCGGGACAGAAATGAACAATGAAAATATCTTCATATTAGGGCACAGGGGCTTCAGAGGGCCGCTGGAAAATACGCTTCCAGCGTTTAGAAGGGCTTTAAAGTACGCCAACGGGATAGAGTTCGATGTCAGGGTAACGAAGGATGGAAAGCTAGTAGTCCATCATGACAGGGCCTTTAACGCGGGGGGAAAAAGGTTCAGGATAGGTAACGTTAGTCTCTCCCTGCTCAGAAAACTCCACCCCCTTGGCCCGTTGATTCCGAAGGTTTCAGAGGTGCTGTCCCTCAATGCCACTCTCTTCAACGCAGACGTTAAGGAAGCGGGGGCCATTGAACCCCTTATCAAGCTCGTTGAACGGAAGAAAGCCCTTGACAAAACCATTTTTTCTGCAGATAAAGTGAGCATATCAAAGCTTCTATTAAAAGAGTGTCCCGACTGCAAGATAGGTGTCTCCATACTCGGTCTCCGCCCCATCATTGAACTCCTCCGCTCCCGAGGTTTTTATTCGGCACACGTCCCTATAGATGCCATCGCATACATTGGTTATAGACCTCTCGCAACCCTTATCCGAACCCTCAGAAGGCGGGGACTCCGGATTTACCTCTGGAACTACAGTATGGACGAGCTTTTCTGGATTCCGAGGCTGATCCCTTCTGTTGATGTAATCATTTCCAACGATCCAGCTAAGCTGGGAAAGGTTTTTTAG